The following coding sequences are from one Triticum aestivum cultivar Chinese Spring chromosome 5A, IWGSC CS RefSeq v2.1, whole genome shotgun sequence window:
- the LOC123104156 gene encoding uncharacterized protein has product MGARENGEERNDHSTHVEVERHAKLGKEAESEYEAARDSFSSQGESNSNEDTKVKRVSRVPKKLAKKETKPNSSRLARTNSTRIVNKKLQYISPNNSPNKAPKPSKAANGVKTVEVQKPETVEVTSCPSSDVSEETNDKAIEGRATDDKSTEGRANDNKTTEGRADDNKASEGTAADDKAVEGVATDDKAIEGVATDDKAIEVIATDDKAIEVIATDDKGIEGVETSEIAIEEAKEIDVLDEAPKCDQSTGTDDEIADTEQNILDDDNSVAYEKNDEKSEELESKIEKLKQELREVAALEVSLYSIVPEHVCSSHKLHTPARRLSRLYIHASKFWSPDKKASVAKNSVSGLVLVAKSCGNDVPRLTFWLSNTIVLREIIAQTFGISSQSTAVMNAFTTNSKSNARNLYKNSLPMRWKMNSSGKQARPTITQFPNHWQETGTVLAALEKIESWIFSRIVESVWWQALTPCMQTPIEDSSTPSVRKPLGHSSADQHQSTFCIDLWKAAFCDAFSRICPLRAGGHECGCLPVLAKLVMEQCVARLDVALFNAILRESENEIPSDPISDPILDSTVLPIPAGNLSFGSGAQLKNAVGSWSRLLTDMFGMDGDDSRKDGQGAEGDGNSRRDGAESNSFKLLNELSDLLMLPKDMLLEKSIRKEVCPSIGLPLVTRILCNFTPDEFCPDPVPGIVLEELNSESLLERFTEKNLISTFPCTAAPVAYRAPSLEGVAEKSGSAEVEQRALMVQRRGYTSDDDLDDLGSPLMSLYDRSSPPSPCNGVAHFSARQEGAVANVRYELLREVWSERRD; this is encoded by the exons ATGGGTGCTAGGGAGAACGGGGAAGAGAGAAATGACCATTCAACTCATGTGGAAGTGGAACGACATGCTAAACTAGGGAAGGAAGCTGAATCAGAGTATGAAGCAGCTAGGGACTCCTTTTCATCTCAAGGTGAGTCTAACAGTAATGAAGATACTAAAGTGAAAAGAGTCTCAAGGGTTCCGAAGAAGCTAGCAAAAAAGGAGACCAAGCCAAACAGCTCACGTCTGGCCAGAACTAATTCCACTCGTATAGTCAACAAGAAGCTGCAATATATTTCACCAAACAATAGTCCGAACAAAGCACCGAAGCCAAGCAAAGCGGCTAATGGTGTTAAAACTGTTGAAGTTCAAAAGCCAGAAACTGTGGAAGTTACTTCTTGTCCTTCATCTGATGTGTCTGAGGAAACAAATGATAAAGCTATTGAGGGCAGAGCCACCGATGATAAGTCCACCGAGGGCAGGGCCAATGATAATAAGACCACCGAGGGCAGGGCCGATGATAATAAGGCCTCCGAGGGCACAGCTGCTGATGATAAGGCCGTTGAGGGTGTAGCGACTGATGATAAGGCCATTGAGGGCGTAGCGACTGATGATAAGGCCATTGAGGTGATAGCGACTGATGATAAGGCCATTGAGGTTATAGCGACTGATGATAAGGGCATTGAGGGTGTAGAGACCAGTGAGATAGCCATTGAAGAAGCAAAGGAAATTGATGTCTTAGACGAAGCTCCGAAATGTGATCAGAGTACTGGCACTGATGATGAAATTGCTGATACTGAACAGAACATACTTGATGATGACAACTCAGTAGCATATGAAAAGAATGATGAGAAGAGTGAGGAATTAGAATCAAAAATTGAAAAGCTGAAGCAAGAGCTTCGTGAAGTTGCTGCCCTCGAGGTTTCTCTCTACTCTATTGTGCCAGAGCATGTATGTTCATCACATAAACTGCATACACCAGCTCGGCGTCTGTCCAGGTTATATATCCATGCATCAAAGTTTTGGTCCCCAGATAAGAAAGCTTCTGTTGCAAAAAACTCTGTTTCTGGGCTTGTGCTTGTAGCAAAGTCTTGTGGCAATGATGTTCCAAG GTTGACATTCTGGTTATCAAACACAATTGTCCTACGGGAGATCATTGCACAAACCTTTGGCATTTCAAGCCAATCAACTGCAGTTATGAATGCTTTCACTACGAACAGTAAGAGTAACGCAAGAAATCTTTACAAGAATTCCCTGCCAATGCGATGGAAAATGAATTCCAGTGGCAAGCAGGCTAGACCTACTATCACGCAGTTTCCCAATCATTGGCAGGAAACTGGCACTGTCTTGGCTGCATTAGAGAAGATTGAATCTTGGATCTTTTCTCGGATTGTGGAGTCTGTGTGGTGGCAG GCACTGACTCCCTGTATGCAAACTCCTATTGAGGATTCATCAACTCCAAGCGTTAGGAAACCGTTAGGGCATTCTTCAGCTGATCAGCATCAAAGCACTTTTTGTATTGATCTTTGGAAGGCTGCATTTTGCGATGCATTCAGCCGAATATGTCCTCTTCGTGCTGGTGGACATGAATGTGGCTGCTTACCCGTATTAGCCAAACTG GTGATGGAGCAATGTGTAGCCCGTTTAGACGTGGCTTTATTTAACGCCATCCTCCGTGAATCAGAGAATGAGATACCATCTGATCCAATATCTGACCCAATTCTCGACTCCACGGTTCTGCCAATTCCAGCTGGCAACTTAAGCTTTGGATCAGGCGCACAGCTGAAGAATGCG GTTGGAAGCTGGTCCAGATTGTTGACGGATATGTTTGGCATGGACGGTGATGACTCTCGCAAGGATGGCCAAGGTGCAGAGGGAGATGGCAATAGCAGAAGAGATGGAGCTGAATCCAATTCTTTTAAGCTGCTCAATGAGTTGAGTGATCTTCTGATGCTTCCGAAGGACATGCTTCTTGAGAAGTCCATCAGGAAAGAG GTCTGCCCGTCGATTGGCCTTCCACTAGTAACAAGGATACTCTGCAACTTCACTCCAGACGAGTTTTGCCCTGATCCTGTTCCTGGCATAGTTCTAGAGGAGCTGAACTCTGAG AGCTTGCTTGAGCGCTTCACGGAGAAAAATCTGATCAGTACATTCCCATGCACTGCTGCTCCTGTTGCGTACCGCGCCCCTTCATTGGAGGGTGTAGCGGAGAAGAGTGGCAGCGCAGAGGTGGAGCAAAGGGCCTTGATGGTCCAGAGGAGAGGGTACACCAGTGACGACGACCTGGACGACCTAGGCTCCCCCTTGATGTCCCTCTACGACCGGAGCTCTCCGCCGTCGCCTTGTAACGGAGTCGCGCATTTCAGTGCTCGACAAGAAGGCGCCGTGGCAAATGTAAGATACGAGCTCCTAAGAGAAGTATGGTCGGAGCGCCGTGATTGA